A genomic segment from Desulfuribacillus alkaliarsenatis encodes:
- a CDS encoding putative bifunctional diguanylate cyclase/phosphodiesterase, with amino-acid sequence MRVLLVSSRLGTDVSSQATIEQLLKGASIEIVQCDSLKNAKVLGISHTTDLMIIHQRFLRETDAAKIIASVSEDLPILLVINDIKAVDIMQVYELGCIDYILEPLCREDFLNRVLLSRKRKYKIAIKDSMEYSLAHLRMSFSALFQNTPDAIVHFNIKHEIVDVNPGFLQLYGYAKSEVIGKYINNIIDPNAMLKEYGSYKVLAGESVYYEDTVRYHKNGNPIEVIHRGIPLIINNQVVGGYAIYTDITKRKQAEKKNRYLAYHDPLTGLLNMRSLQKQFTKTLSNLNATQAGAVLFIDIDRFKNVNDSLGHHFGDLLLQEIADRLKSILSDKPIYRPGGDEFIVILDDATGVSDISQQIVEEIAKPFIIVDRELTITTSIGISRYPQDGTDINTLFSNADTAMYRAKDRGKNQYCYYSEDMNARMLEELTLEHELRKAMENNEFELYYQPQYDFVTECIIGNEALIRWHNPFRGTVAPDVFIPIAEETGLILQIGEWVIREACHQNKQWQNQGLAPRPVAVNVSPLQFLQNDFVPKIEKILRETGLEPKYLDLEITESIAMTDINEAVKKVKRLRDLGIQVSIDDFGTGYSSLSNFRDLPINKLKIDRSFISRIHEDSKDAEIVDTIIVMAQKLGLEIIAEGVETKEHMQYLKERNCKIAQGYLFSKPVKALDIEQMLKNNHLLIKGYCTK; translated from the coding sequence ATGAGGGTTCTGCTTGTAAGTTCTCGTTTAGGTACTGATGTAAGTTCGCAAGCAACAATAGAGCAGCTTTTAAAAGGAGCATCTATTGAAATTGTTCAATGCGACAGCTTAAAGAATGCCAAGGTACTGGGTATTAGTCATACAACTGATTTAATGATAATACATCAGAGATTCTTAAGGGAAACAGATGCAGCAAAAATAATTGCAAGTGTCAGTGAAGACCTACCAATACTACTTGTAATTAACGACATTAAAGCAGTAGATATTATGCAAGTCTATGAGTTAGGCTGTATTGATTACATACTAGAACCATTATGTAGAGAAGATTTTCTAAATCGTGTTCTCCTATCCAGAAAGCGTAAATATAAAATTGCAATCAAGGACTCAATGGAATATTCGTTAGCCCATTTAAGAATGTCTTTTTCTGCACTTTTTCAAAACACCCCAGATGCAATCGTGCATTTTAACATAAAACATGAAATTGTAGATGTAAACCCAGGGTTTTTGCAGCTTTACGGGTACGCAAAATCTGAAGTAATAGGCAAATATATTAATAATATAATTGATCCGAATGCCATGCTTAAGGAGTATGGCTCATATAAGGTGCTTGCTGGCGAGTCAGTATATTATGAGGATACCGTGCGCTATCATAAGAATGGAAATCCTATCGAAGTAATACATCGAGGGATACCATTAATTATTAACAATCAGGTTGTCGGTGGCTACGCTATATACACAGATATTACAAAAAGAAAGCAAGCTGAGAAAAAGAACCGCTATTTAGCATATCATGATCCACTTACTGGGCTATTAAATATGAGGAGTTTACAAAAACAATTCACAAAAACCCTGAGCAATTTAAATGCAACACAAGCGGGAGCTGTACTTTTCATAGATATAGATAGGTTTAAAAATGTTAATGATTCATTAGGACATCACTTTGGCGATTTATTACTGCAGGAAATTGCAGATAGATTAAAATCAATCCTTTCCGATAAACCAATCTATAGACCTGGCGGAGACGAGTTTATTGTTATATTGGATGATGCGACGGGTGTTTCTGATATATCACAACAGATTGTAGAAGAAATTGCCAAGCCATTTATTATCGTTGATAGAGAATTAACAATAACTACAAGTATTGGGATTAGCCGATATCCTCAGGATGGTACAGACATTAACACCCTGTTTAGTAACGCAGATACTGCTATGTATAGAGCTAAGGATCGTGGTAAGAATCAATACTGCTATTACTCCGAAGACATGAACGCACGCATGCTTGAGGAACTGACACTTGAACATGAATTACGTAAAGCAATGGAAAACAATGAATTTGAACTGTATTATCAGCCACAATATGACTTTGTAACTGAGTGTATCATCGGAAACGAAGCTCTTATACGTTGGCATAATCCTTTTAGAGGAACAGTCGCGCCAGATGTTTTTATCCCGATTGCTGAAGAGACAGGGCTTATTTTACAAATAGGGGAGTGGGTTATACGCGAAGCATGCCATCAGAACAAACAATGGCAAAACCAGGGTCTTGCACCTAGGCCAGTGGCTGTAAACGTATCGCCGCTACAGTTTTTACAAAATGACTTTGTACCAAAAATAGAAAAAATCCTGCGAGAGACGGGACTTGAGCCTAAATATTTAGATTTAGAGATAACTGAGAGTATTGCTATGACAGACATAAATGAAGCAGTGAAAAAGGTGAAGAGACTACGAGACTTAGGGATACAGGTGTCGATAGATGATTTTGGTACGGGATACTCATCACTTAGTAATTTCCGAGACCTACCAATCAATAAATTGAAAATTGATCGTTCGTTTATAAGTCGCATACATGAGGATTCTAAGGACGCAGAAATTGTTGATACGATAATAGTTATGGCACAAAAGCTAGGCTTGGAAATTATTGCTGAGGGAGTAGAGACCAAGGAGCATATGCAATACCTGAAGGAAAGAAATTGCAAAATCGCCCAGGGCTACCTGTTTAGCAAGCCCGTAAAAGCCCTAGATATTGAACAGATGCTAAAAAACAACCATTTGTTAATTAAAGGCTATTGCACAAAATGA
- the glmS gene encoding glutamine--fructose-6-phosphate transaminase (isomerizing) encodes MCGIVGYIGQKQAQDILVNGLKKLEYRGYDSAGVAIDVGGSIVVSKSVGRLKELESKINGTKLLGFRGIGHTRWATHGRPSDENSHPHFDCTEKFVVVHNGIIENYAELREELKALGHEFKSETDTEVISHLIEELYNGNLLETFRMAVARLEGSYACAVMSEDEKDKIIVARKDSPLVVGIGVGENFIASDIPAILEHTRNAYILDDYEIAVLTADSVDIFDRQGKHIKKSVFEVKWDAVSAEKGGYDHFMLKEIDEQPKALKDTLRGRIDEQNQKIKLEEVKLTAKELQDIQKIHIVACGTAYHAGLVGKYAIEQLVRIPVEVEVASEFRYRNPILNEKTLVMVISQSGETADTLAALRLGKAAGSRVAAITNVVGSSVSREADDVIYTWAGPEIAVASTKAYTTQLLAVYMFALYMAEIRQTISEQARIEIYQALQYIPEQAARILADKDHAKKVAQGLIDWNSAFFIGRGMDYTVALEGALKLKEISYIHAEAYAAGELKHGTIALIEEGIPVISLLTQPDVYEKTMSNVIEVKARDAKIIAVVNEGDVKSKDVADELIEIPKTHPILTPILSVIPLQLISYYASVLRGNDVDKPRNLAKSVTVE; translated from the coding sequence ATGTGTGGAATTGTTGGTTATATTGGGCAAAAGCAAGCCCAGGACATCTTAGTTAATGGTTTGAAAAAGCTTGAGTACAGAGGTTACGACTCAGCAGGGGTTGCCATTGATGTTGGCGGCTCTATTGTCGTGAGTAAATCAGTAGGAAGATTGAAAGAACTAGAGTCAAAAATTAATGGTACGAAGCTGCTAGGTTTTAGAGGGATTGGACATACACGTTGGGCCACCCATGGACGCCCTTCAGATGAAAACAGTCATCCCCATTTTGATTGCACAGAGAAGTTTGTAGTCGTACACAATGGAATTATCGAGAATTATGCGGAGTTAAGAGAAGAACTTAAGGCGCTAGGTCATGAGTTTAAATCTGAGACAGATACAGAGGTTATCTCTCACTTAATAGAAGAACTATATAACGGTAATTTACTAGAAACCTTCAGGATGGCAGTTGCTAGGCTCGAAGGCTCCTATGCATGCGCTGTCATGTCAGAAGATGAAAAAGATAAAATCATCGTTGCTCGTAAGGATAGCCCGTTAGTTGTGGGGATTGGTGTAGGAGAGAATTTCATTGCCTCAGATATTCCTGCTATCTTAGAGCATACGAGAAATGCATATATTTTAGACGATTACGAGATAGCTGTGCTGACAGCAGACTCCGTAGATATCTTTGACCGTCAAGGTAAGCATATTAAGAAAAGTGTATTTGAAGTGAAATGGGATGCGGTATCTGCTGAAAAAGGTGGCTACGACCATTTCATGCTAAAAGAAATCGATGAACAACCAAAAGCACTAAAGGATACATTACGCGGACGTATTGACGAGCAAAATCAGAAAATAAAGCTAGAAGAAGTAAAGCTAACTGCCAAAGAACTTCAAGATATTCAGAAAATCCATATAGTTGCCTGTGGTACAGCGTATCATGCAGGGCTTGTTGGTAAATATGCAATTGAGCAATTGGTACGTATACCTGTTGAGGTAGAAGTAGCATCAGAATTTCGTTATCGAAATCCAATCCTAAACGAAAAAACACTCGTGATGGTTATCAGCCAATCTGGAGAAACAGCAGATACGCTGGCTGCACTAAGGCTCGGTAAAGCTGCTGGTTCTAGAGTGGCAGCAATAACGAATGTAGTAGGTAGCTCTGTATCCCGTGAAGCCGACGATGTAATTTATACCTGGGCAGGGCCAGAGATTGCTGTTGCTTCAACGAAAGCCTATACTACACAGCTACTGGCAGTCTATATGTTCGCCCTGTACATGGCAGAAATTCGTCAGACCATATCAGAACAAGCACGTATTGAAATCTATCAAGCGCTACAATATATCCCAGAGCAAGCTGCAAGAATATTGGCAGACAAAGACCACGCAAAAAAAGTGGCACAAGGTTTGATAGATTGGAACAGTGCCTTCTTCATCGGTCGTGGTATGGATTACACAGTGGCACTAGAAGGAGCATTAAAATTAAAAGAGATATCATATATACACGCTGAAGCATACGCTGCTGGTGAACTAAAGCATGGAACAATCGCTTTAATTGAAGAAGGAATTCCAGTCATTAGTCTATTAACGCAGCCAGATGTATACGAGAAAACTATGAGTAATGTAATTGAAGTAAAAGCCAGGGATGCCAAAATCATCGCTGTCGTCAATGAAGGGGATGTAAAGTCCAAGGATGTGGCAGATGAGCTTATTGAGATACCAAAGACTCACCCAATTCTGACACCAATCCTATCGGTTATACCGTTACAGTTGATCTCATATTATGCGTCAGTTTTACGAGGAAACGACGTCGATAAGCCTAGAAACCTTGCTAAATCGGTAACAGTAGAATAA
- a CDS encoding bile acid:sodium symporter family protein, with translation MIKILYITNFITRYLALLIILVAVATYYSPIYLEVSTTFPGLLLAIVIFFTGLSMNVKAIKDIRAKKRELLIATLLKWIVMVLVSIGLAHLFFSSKPEIAAGLILAGTVPSATSAVVYTFLAGGNTSLVVAASLLDVIISPVVTPVALISIVNAQVDISISSLLLSFLLIVIIPLAIGIFLQRVFPNLSTHSRNITRIGSSLALLLIVHTIIGNGREAIASEFEILHLIALATVLQITIPMVTAYYIALKLKINDTDARGILFHVGLANTALAAILAYQFIGDVGAIAPIMNVVFNTSIGAVIANYFADKKRH, from the coding sequence GTGATTAAAATATTATACATTACGAATTTCATAACTAGATATTTGGCGCTTCTGATTATTCTAGTTGCAGTTGCAACTTATTATTCACCAATATACTTAGAAGTGTCGACTACGTTTCCAGGACTTCTATTAGCGATTGTAATATTTTTCACAGGATTATCGATGAATGTCAAGGCAATCAAAGACATACGTGCAAAGAAACGAGAGCTATTGATAGCAACCCTTCTAAAGTGGATAGTCATGGTGCTAGTTTCCATAGGTTTAGCGCATTTGTTTTTTTCATCTAAACCAGAGATTGCAGCAGGCCTAATATTAGCAGGGACAGTACCTAGCGCAACATCTGCGGTAGTGTATACATTTTTAGCTGGTGGCAATACATCGTTAGTCGTTGCTGCATCACTACTAGATGTTATTATCAGTCCAGTGGTAACGCCAGTTGCTCTTATAAGCATAGTTAATGCTCAAGTTGATATTTCGATCTCAAGCTTATTATTATCTTTCCTATTAATCGTTATTATTCCATTAGCAATAGGCATTTTCCTACAACGTGTTTTTCCTAATTTATCAACGCATTCTAGGAATATAACTAGAATTGGTTCTAGTCTAGCTCTTCTACTTATAGTTCATACAATAATCGGAAATGGAAGAGAAGCGATAGCATCGGAGTTTGAGATATTACATTTAATAGCACTGGCTACAGTTCTGCAAATAACAATACCAATGGTAACGGCATATTATATCGCCCTAAAGCTAAAAATTAATGATACAGATGCTAGAGGGATTCTATTTCATGTAGGACTAGCCAATACTGCATTAGCAGCTATTCTAGCATATCAATTTATTGGGGATGTAGGGGCGATTGCGCCAATAATGAACGTGGTCTTTAACACATCAATTGGAGCGGTGATAGCTAACTATTTTGCAGACAAAAAACGGCATTGA
- the glmM gene encoding phosphoglucosamine mutase, with translation MGEFFGTDGIRGVANKDLTPELAYRLGRAAGYVLTKQLELDQSQLDQSQDKLVLIGKDTRLSSDMLEGALAAGFMSVGVNVMRLGVIPTPGVAYLITHYNAMAGAMISASHNPYQDNGIKIFNNKGFKLSEAMEQEVESYLSNEQLFLEIPRSTHGDIGCFVDDFNGPDLYKEHLMSTISIPLIGMKIILDCANGAATEYAPGIFQELGAEVCCLSINPDGTNINNKCGSTHLDELRKQVVEQHADLGLAFDGDADRLIAVDHLGEVVDGDYILTICGIDLKEQGKLVDDTIVTTVMANMGFFVAMQDQDINTLQTKVGDKYVLEEMVKGGYTLGGEQSGHIIFLDYAKTGDGILTALHLTDLVARRKTSLHELCGQMVKYPQLLVNVRVVDKEGLHSNQKIADVIQQNEQKLGNQGRVLVRPSGTEALVRVMAEGPNEEVLEEVVNNIVEVVKEELT, from the coding sequence GTGGGAGAGTTTTTTGGTACTGATGGAATTCGTGGAGTTGCAAATAAAGATTTAACCCCAGAGCTAGCCTACCGTTTAGGCAGGGCTGCGGGTTATGTGCTTACAAAGCAGTTAGAGCTAGACCAGTCACAGCTTGACCAGTCGCAGGATAAGTTAGTGTTAATCGGTAAGGATACACGTCTTTCAAGTGATATGCTTGAAGGGGCATTAGCCGCAGGCTTCATGTCTGTTGGAGTAAATGTTATGAGGCTTGGAGTAATACCAACACCAGGGGTAGCATATTTAATTACACACTATAATGCCATGGCAGGTGCAATGATTAGTGCATCCCATAATCCATATCAAGATAACGGGATAAAGATTTTTAATAATAAAGGATTTAAACTTTCTGAGGCAATGGAGCAGGAAGTTGAGAGCTATTTATCTAATGAACAATTGTTTTTAGAGATTCCGAGGTCAACCCATGGAGACATTGGTTGTTTTGTAGACGACTTTAATGGCCCTGACCTTTATAAAGAGCACTTAATGAGTACGATAAGCATACCGTTAATTGGTATGAAGATAATTCTTGACTGTGCTAATGGTGCAGCAACTGAATATGCCCCTGGTATTTTCCAGGAGCTAGGAGCAGAAGTTTGCTGTTTGTCTATAAATCCAGACGGAACGAATATAAATAATAAGTGTGGCTCTACCCATTTAGATGAATTAAGAAAGCAAGTAGTTGAGCAACATGCTGACCTAGGATTAGCATTTGATGGAGACGCTGACAGACTTATAGCAGTTGATCATTTAGGAGAGGTAGTAGACGGTGACTATATCCTAACAATTTGTGGTATTGACCTGAAAGAGCAGGGGAAGCTTGTAGATGATACAATAGTAACTACAGTTATGGCTAACATGGGCTTTTTTGTTGCTATGCAGGACCAAGATATTAATACCTTGCAGACGAAGGTTGGTGACAAATACGTCTTAGAGGAAATGGTTAAGGGCGGATACACATTAGGTGGTGAACAATCTGGCCATATTATCTTTCTAGACTATGCTAAAACAGGCGACGGCATATTAACGGCGCTACATCTGACTGATTTAGTCGCACGTAGAAAAACATCGTTACATGAACTTTGTGGTCAAATGGTGAAATACCCACAGCTATTAGTAAACGTTAGAGTAGTTGACAAGGAAGGCCTACATTCCAATCAAAAAATCGCTGACGTGATTCAGCAAAACGAACAAAAACTAGGAAATCAAGGTAGGGTTTTAGTGCGCCCATCGGGCACAGAGGCACTTGTTAGAGTTATGGCTGAAGGTCCTAACGAAGAGGTGCTAGAAGAAGTAGTAAATAATATCGTAGAAGTTGTAAAAGAAGAACTGACGTAA